The genomic segment CTTCCCATATACTGGGATTACCAGGCAAAGTGTAAATACTGTATTAACAGCACAAATTCTATTTCCCTCCTTTTTATAGGTGGCGGCGATTATATGAATATGAAGAAAGACAAGGCCTTTAACGATAAAGAAGATCCCCTTGCTGCGATAATTGACATTAAGATGAATAAAATCTATCACGCACAGGGACTCTATTATACCTACATGCCATCAAAAAAATTTAACAATAAATTTGTAACCTTTAATTCACTAAACTCAAGCTATATCTATAATGATTATCCATTGCCCGGTGTAGCATACTGGGCAAAGGATATACATATAACATCCCGCCCATATATTGTGGGCTTAAAAAATAAGACCAAATTTGAATGGTGGAATGACCACTCTGAAGTGAGAACAGGATTGGAATATAGAATATACTATTTCACTGCACATGGGAAGAGTGTTATTCAGCATGGTGATCAGAACGAGAATAATAGTGCTGACCTGGGAGATCCTGATCATATGCTTGGTTATCAGCTTGATGAAAGAATATTGAATTATGTTATTGGCGGTTATCTTGAAAATAAACTTACCTTTGAAGGCTTTACATTATTGCCCGGTTTACGATCTGAATATCTCAACCGTGCACAGATTATATCAGTGGATCCCAGAATAATGATTGGGTATAAATTCCCTACAGGAACAACCCTCTCTGCTGCTGGAGGGAAGTACAGCTATTTTTTACAAACAAATCCATATATTTTTGATAAAAATCCAGATATTGCCAAAATCGGGAAAAAACTGAAGCCGGAAAAGGCTATCCATCGCGTTATCGGCATTGAGCAAGAAATAGGTCTTTTTACTGTTAAGGTTGAGGGATTTAATAATTATTATTATGACATTGGAAAAGAATATCCACATTTCGAACCTGATGGCACTTTTTTACTTGGCCTTAATTCTGCCAAGATAAGAACAAAGGGTATGGAAATAATGCTCCGAAAGGATAGATGGATTAAACAAGACGGTTTTTTCGGATATATTAGCTACACCTATACTAAATCAAAAGTAAAATCAGGGCTCCCCACACACCCCGGACTCTATAGTATTGAATTAAATGATAGAATTGATGAATATGGCGATCAATGGATTAACTTTGAAAATGAACAGCGGCATTCTGTAAAATTGACAGGGGGTTACGTTTTTGGACAGCATACAATTAGCAGCCGTTTTGAATTATATTCATCCTTTCCTTATACCCCAATAATAGGATCAAAATTTGATGCAGAATATTATAATTATACAGACGGGATACGCTATGTACCGATTTATGGCAAAAAAAATACCAAACATTTCCCTATGCAGCACAGGCTTGATTTACGATATAGCCTTAAAAGACCCAATCCAAGGGGTTATATCAATTTTTATATAGAGATCTTAAATATCTATAATCATAAAGCTATTAACATACAAAGATGGGATTATAGATACCCATATAGCTCGCGTAATCCCAGTAATGTTGGGCCCTCTGATGTTGGACCTGAAACAAGCATGCAAGATATTGCAATAATGCCAAATTTTGGAATAGAGATTAAATTTTGATCTTATATGAAAATTGTAATTATGGCGTTATATATCTATATCTGTTATAAGGGAACCTCTATTAATTAAATTTCTGACAATACCCTTATTCACAAACCCTGTGGAATCAGGTGTTTGCACAGGCTGGCAACAAAAAATTTTTAATTAATAGAGGTTCCCATAAATTAATTACACTTTAATAATTATAATCTACAATCCTCGGGAATGTCCCATTCAATGATGCAAATTAGGTGGCCTCTCCAAGCCCATTATTAGATAATGGGCTAAGTTAAAAATATAATTAAAAGGAGATAACCACCATGGATACCAATAAAAAAGGAGTAATTAAAGATCAAGCAAGTATTATTGATATTGAAGAAGATGTATTAAACAAAGAAGTAGAGGATTCATTATTTTATCAGATAATATCATTAGGGATAAAATCTTATACGGAACTCATAGAAGAGGAGATAACAGAGATATGTGGAAAAAACATATACACATATAATAGGCAGAGAATTTACGAGATGGAGTATGACTGAGACCTCCACAGTATTTGGAGGTAGGAACGTTAAATTATTACATCCTCGAGTGAGGAATATAAAAGATAACAGTGAGAAAGAACTTAAGACGGTCAAGAAATATAAAGATAGTGAGATATTTAGCCAAAGGCAGATTGAACAGATGATTATTGGAGTATCGACACGGAAACACAAGAGATCACTTGAGACGGGTTCATTAGGTCTGAGAACAAATTGTGAATCAAAGAGTTCAGTAAGCAGAGACTTCATAGCTATGACAAAGGCAAAGCTTGAGGCATGGAGGAATGGGCCTATCAAGAAAGAATATCCGATTTTAATGATTGGTGGCATTGTTTTGTAAAAACTACAGTAATAGTAGTATTAGGCATAGATAAAAAAGGTAATAAGGCTGCATTAGGAGCCTGGGAGGGTTCTACTGAGAACAGCAGGGTTTGCACTGATCTTTTACATAATCTTATAGAACGGGGATTTGATTTATCAGTATTAAAATTATCAGTTATTGATGGCGGCAAAGCAATAAGGAATGCGTTGAATGATGTATATTGTAGAAAGTGAGAGGAACTTTAGAAAGATAAATGGCCATAAGTATCTAAACCTTTTACTTCGTAATATTGATACAATTACAAAAGGGAAAAATATTACTAATTTCAATTTAGAGGTTGCATAAAAAAGTTGGGGATGCTATTCAATTTACAACATTGAGTGGGACATTCCCCCTATTTAGAATGAGCACAAATTGTTTCGAAAGGTTAGTTGTGATGATTTTCATAGGAATATATGTATAAAACACACAAAGATCAATCCCGCTCTAGTAATATTATGGGCAACCACTTGCTAGGAAGGTATCATTCCTCGTAACTGCCACACAACTCACATTGCCTTGAGCCAGACCGCCTACCAACACACAATCGGTAAGCGTTACTGGGCCACCTCCACCACTTTTTATAACTGTAATATCCGCGCATTCTACGACACTCTGTGTCACTATTGAATCAGCTCCAACACTGCTCTCCAGACCACGGTTACTTGAGCTTCCATTCTCGGCCAAGATGCTGCACCTTTCGACATCCAACCATGTAGAATCTTCATAAGTGTATATACCCCTAGAGGTGGATCCACCACGTCCGGTAAGGGATCCACCGCGCAGAATCGCCGTTGCGCTACCACTGTTGTAAAGACCATAATTACTGCTACTCTCCTCAGCCAAGGCAGTGACGTTTTCTACATCCAAAGTAGCGCTTTCGTTATTATAAAGGCCGTAAGCGCTTGCCCCACCTTTCCCGGTGAAAGTGCCGCCTTGCAACGTAGCTGTTGAGCTATCACGATTGTGCAGACCGCAGTTTAATAAACTACCATTCTCACTCAGAGCAGTGACGTTTAGAAGCTCGATGTTTGTACCGCTACCTGAAATACATATGGCATAGTTGTATAAGCCGCTTCCCTGCGCCTTTATCGTCACATCTGCAATCTGAGTGAAGTTGGCGCCTACCTCGGTCAATAGGGCTGTGTTGTAGTCTGAAGTGCCGTTGTTCATCACTGTCAAATCCCGCAGGCTTGTGTTTGATGTTAATATTAGCGTGCCCTCGATCGGGGGGTATGCATTTCCACCGACCATGCTTGTTATGATAGTCACTTCCTGGCCAGCCCCCTGGATATGGACATAGGATTTCATTACCACAGTTTCACTATATACACCCGGTGCAATCCATATAAGGTAAGGGTTGTCGGCATCCGCATTACCGATGCTGTCTATCGCAGACTGGACGCTTGTATAGTTGCCTCCTTTTTTGGCAACTACAATCATGTTTTGATATTGAGCCCCTTCATTGCAAATATTTTCAGTATTGTCAACTTCCTCTGGATCTAACGCACCATTGTTATTGTCATCAATACCCGTCTCAATCTGGATGCCGCCATGAGGACATGTGTTCCCTGAAGGTATACTTGAAATGTTAAAAGTCGGATATGGATTAGTGGCTGGATAAAACATTATCCTATCGCTTGAATCTTCTTTACAGGTTGAGTAAGCGCATACCCCAAAACAAACAAATAATACTACAATAAATCTTCTCATTTCAATACCTCCTAATTATAAATATATCCTGTATACTCTCATTATTTCATATTCGATTCAACTTATAATCATCAAATGCCATCAAATAGTTCTCTCTATCTCACATATTATATATGTGTTAATTCCCCCTATATAAATCAATAATAATTTGAATACTCCTTCTAAAATCCGGGTAATTTTTGATAAGCAGCAAGTATTGTATGGTTCTCACTAACACTGGAGGAGAGAACCACCGTTATTAAGTGATTATAAAATCTGTACACTTTATCGAAAATATACTAAAACCTATATTTATAGATTTTATTAAAATTTACTTTATTGTTATATAAATATGATTTATAGTTATAGTATTGAACAATTCGTGAAAATTGATATTCATTTCTCTAAAGCAGAAAAAACCATATTTTTATTCTCCCTTTTGGTTATTCATAAGTAAAGGTTTATACTATTTCTAAAATCATTACTTCATTTATTATCATGCGCATAAAAATAAAATAGGTGAATTATAGATTAGAATCGAAGGTATGGAATGAAAATCGAGAATAAAACTAAAAAGGAACTCCTTATTGAGTTAAAAGAGATAACCCAACGCATAGCCGAATTGGGAGCAATAGAGGCCAAGCGTAATCAAGCTGAGGATGCGCTATCTTTAGCACTAATAGAGCAAAAGAGTATTATGGATGCTATCCCAGATATTATTGTTCTGCTAGACCTTAATGGGTATATTATCAGATGGAATAAAAATGCGGAGAATATCTCTGGGTACTCCAGCAAGGAGCTGAAAAACAAACATGTATCTGAGTTATTTAATGATAATGATAGAACAGATTTTCCCGAAATAATGAAAAAAATATTAGAAGATGACCATATATATGTGCAGGGTCATCTATGCATGAAGGATGGGAGAAATGTGCCCTATCGCTGGAACGCTGCTACTATGAAGGATTCGCAAGGTAATGCGATCAGTATTACGGCTGTGGGAAGAGACATTACTGAGCGGATACAAAGGGAGGAAGCGTTAAATAAAGCAATATTGGAACAAGAGATAATTATGGATGCCATACCAGACATCCTTTGCATACTTGACCTTAAGGGAAATATATTCAAATGGAATAAGAAGCTGGAGGTTATAACTGGCTTAACCAGCAAGGAATTACTGGGGAAGTCGCCACGTGATTTTTTCTCAAACAAAGAGGAGATACTAAATATAGATAAAAAAATTAAAGAGGGCTTTAATAAGGGTTATGCAGGAGTTGAAGTGCATCTCCTTGGAAAGGATGGAATATCTATACCCTACCAATTTGTTGGATCTATTCTGAGGGATATTTATGGCAAAATTATTGGCAGCATCGTTCTGGGTCGAGATATAACCGATCTTAGGGAGGCAGAAGAACGTACCTTGAGTTCTGAATCTAAATTCAGAGCTGTCTTTGAAAACGCCAATGATATGATTCTTCTACTGGATAGATATACAATAATTGATTGTAATCCCAGGATTAAGGCAATGTTTGGTTATGACTATGATTCCATATTGGGGCATAAGCTATATGAGATTGCTCCCTCCAGACAACCAGACAGCCTTTGGTCAAAGGAAAGCGCCTTTGAAAAGATTGAATCCGCTCTTTCAGGAGAACCTCAATTTTTCGAATGGCAGTTAATAAGCAATGATGGGAAAATATTGGATACAGAGATAAACCTAAACAGGGTTGAAATCGATGGGAAGATGTTAATTCAAGCGATTGTCAGAGATATTACAGAACGTAAGCGCGCAGAAAAGATCAATAGAAATCTTGCAAAGTTAAAGGACAGCCTCATTAGCGCGACAATCTTAATTTCCAAGAGATTAGATATTGATACCATTACAAAAGAGACGCTTTCAATGGCAAAGAGACTCACAGGGGCTAGCTCAGCAATTTTTTTGTATTGTGTCGATGAAAAAATAATTAAGTCTATTGAGGATGGCGTTTCAGATGATGACGCGGGAATCATAAAATCTTGGATAATGGAAAATACGATTCATGATATATTCCATTACGAAAGAAAGACAATCAGGACTGCTGATATATTTAAAGGGATAAAAAATGTAAACTTACATAAAAGCATAACTAACATAAGATCATTCCTCGGAACGCCAATTATTTATGGGGATAAAATTTTAGGTAGCATTTCACTTATCAATAAACTCAATTCACATGAATTCTCAATACAGGATCAGGATATTATTGAAACATTGGCAACACATGCTGCCGCTGCCATCAATAATACAAGACAATATGAAGAGACAAAATCCATTAATGTGGAATTGGAAGAGAGAATCAGAGAAAGGACAAAAGAGCTTGAGGAGGCAGTATTGAGTGCAGAAGTTGCCAACAGGGCAAAATCCAATTTTTTGGCGAATATGTCACATGAATTAAGAACACCGTTGAATGCTATCATTGGTTTCTCTGATGTCCTAAAGGAGCAATTTTTCGGAGAACTTAATGAAAAGCAGGCTGAGTATGTGGAGGATATTCTCGAGAGCGGAAGGCACCTTCTTGAATTGATCAATGACATTCTGGATATTTCAAAGGTTGAGTCAGGCAAGATGGAGCTTGAGCTATCTAAGGTCAATATTAAGGAGCTTCTGGAAAACAGCTTAGTAATGATTAAAGAGAAAGCATTGAAACATAATATTAAACTTGATCTAAGGATTACACAACCAGAATTAAATGAACTCGAGATTCTGGTTGATGAACGGAAATTAAAGCAAATTTTATTCAATCTTTTATCAAATTCATCAAAATTTACTCCTGATGGCGGATCTATTTTATTAGAGACTCATCGAAAGTGGAGGGAGTTGATCATTAGTGTAACTGATACAGGAATAGGTATACCTCCTGAATATCATAAAAAGATATTTCATGAATTTCATCAAATTAGAGATGAATTACATGACAAAACACCTGGCACAGGACTCGGCCTTTCAATATGCAAGCGTTTTGTAGAGATGCACGGAGGGAAGATATGGGTGGAAAGCGAAGGAGAAGGTAAAGGCAGCAAGTTTATTTTCCAGCTCCCTATAAAATATGAGGATGAAATATCTTTATTCAGAATAATAAACTTTGAGACAGTATTGAATCATCTAAAAAGGATTATAAGTTTAAGTAAAAGGTATGAAAGAACATTTACTCTATGCCGTTTGCATGCTGATGGTAAGGATTTTGGGGAAGAAGTCTTGCAGATAATGGATGTAATTGGAAAGGAAAAGAGAGACTATGATTTTATTGGAATAGATAATGAGGGAGATATCAATCTAATTCTTCAAGAGATCAATATACAAAAGGCTAAATCAGCCTGTATTCGCTTTAAAAGGAAGCTTGAGAAGGCTATAGATGGCCTCACTGTATCCTTTTCCCTGGCTGCTTTCCCAGAGGATGGAGAAGAGCCAGAGAGGTTATTGAAGAAAGTCTCCTTATCTCAAGAGGAAAGACCAGCTACGATTGGATAATTATAAATTTGAAATGAATAATAATAAGGTTATACTAA from the Spirochaetota bacterium genome contains:
- a CDS encoding pectinesterase family protein, with amino-acid sequence MRRFIVVLFVCFGVCAYSTCKEDSSDRIMFYPATNPYPTFNISSIPSGNTCPHGGIQIETGIDDNNNGALDPEEVDNTENICNEGAQYQNMIVVAKKGGNYTSVQSAIDSIGNADADNPYLIWIAPGVYSETVVMKSYVHIQGAGQEVTIITSMVGGNAYPPIEGTLILTSNTSLRDLTVMNNGTSDYNTALLTEVGANFTQIADVTIKAQGSGLYNYAICISGSGTNIELLNVTALSENGSLLNCGLHNRDSSTATLQGGTFTGKGGASAYGLYNNESATLDVENVTALAEESSSNYGLYNSGSATAILRGGSLTGRGGSTSRGIYTYEDSTWLDVERCSILAENGSSSNRGLESSVGADSIVTQSVVECADITVIKSGGGGPVTLTDCVLVGGLAQGNVSCVAVTRNDTFLASGCP
- a CDS encoding transposase, with the translated sequence MEEWAYQERISDFNDWWHCFVKTTVIVVLGIDKKGNKAALGAWEGSTENSRVCTDLLHNLIERGFDLSVLKLSVIDGGKAIRNALNDVYCRK
- a CDS encoding PAS domain S-box protein: MKIENKTKKELLIELKEITQRIAELGAIEAKRNQAEDALSLALIEQKSIMDAIPDIIVLLDLNGYIIRWNKNAENISGYSSKELKNKHVSELFNDNDRTDFPEIMKKILEDDHIYVQGHLCMKDGRNVPYRWNAATMKDSQGNAISITAVGRDITERIQREEALNKAILEQEIIMDAIPDILCILDLKGNIFKWNKKLEVITGLTSKELLGKSPRDFFSNKEEILNIDKKIKEGFNKGYAGVEVHLLGKDGISIPYQFVGSILRDIYGKIIGSIVLGRDITDLREAEERTLSSESKFRAVFENANDMILLLDRYTIIDCNPRIKAMFGYDYDSILGHKLYEIAPSRQPDSLWSKESAFEKIESALSGEPQFFEWQLISNDGKILDTEINLNRVEIDGKMLIQAIVRDITERKRAEKINRNLAKLKDSLISATILISKRLDIDTITKETLSMAKRLTGASSAIFLYCVDEKIIKSIEDGVSDDDAGIIKSWIMENTIHDIFHYERKTIRTADIFKGIKNVNLHKSITNIRSFLGTPIIYGDKILGSISLINKLNSHEFSIQDQDIIETLATHAAAAINNTRQYEETKSINVELEERIRERTKELEEAVLSAEVANRAKSNFLANMSHELRTPLNAIIGFSDVLKEQFFGELNEKQAEYVEDILESGRHLLELINDILDISKVESGKMELELSKVNIKELLENSLVMIKEKALKHNIKLDLRITQPELNELEILVDERKLKQILFNLLSNSSKFTPDGGSILLETHRKWRELIISVTDTGIGIPPEYHKKIFHEFHQIRDELHDKTPGTGLGLSICKRFVEMHGGKIWVESEGEGKGSKFIFQLPIKYEDEISLFRIINFETVLNHLKRIISLSKRYERTFTLCRLHADGKDFGEEVLQIMDVIGKEKRDYDFIGIDNEGDINLILQEINIQKAKSACIRFKRKLEKAIDGLTVSFSLAAFPEDGEEPERLLKKVSLSQEERPATIG
- a CDS encoding TonB-dependent receptor plug domain-containing protein; amino-acid sequence: MKIRFYNIILILLLLQITSLALYSQRAIITEEDKSENEQNNTTDEMSPDDIILTPITVREDATTKRKGKDIQSISSHIMTARELKQAPATLGDSLNALATLPGITRSGIDLFGQLIIRGADERFNNYYIDDIPIFNPLHYNSLHSIINTNLIGEIDIYASAFPAEFGSATAAIINITTVDDVQKFEGYGDLSALSANILLQAPISHNENGDLVFNMPWFISAKNNTENAGYVIVSGRFGYPGLVTAIISRINEDIPKMLPIYWDYQAKCKYCINSTNSISLLFIGGGDYMNMKKDKAFNDKEDPLAAIIDIKMNKIYHAQGLYYTYMPSKKFNNKFVTFNSLNSSYIYNDYPLPGVAYWAKDIHITSRPYIVGLKNKTKFEWWNDHSEVRTGLEYRIYYFTAHGKSVIQHGDQNENNSADLGDPDHMLGYQLDERILNYVIGGYLENKLTFEGFTLLPGLRSEYLNRAQIISVDPRIMIGYKFPTGTTLSAAGGKYSYFLQTNPYIFDKNPDIAKIGKKLKPEKAIHRVIGIEQEIGLFTVKVEGFNNYYYDIGKEYPHFEPDGTFLLGLNSAKIRTKGMEIMLRKDRWIKQDGFFGYISYTYTKSKVKSGLPTHPGLYSIELNDRIDEYGDQWINFENEQRHSVKLTGGYVFGQHTISSRFELYSSFPYTPIIGSKFDAEYYNYTDGIRYVPIYGKKNTKHFPMQHRLDLRYSLKRPNPRGYINFYIEILNIYNHKAINIQRWDYRYPYSSRNPSNVGPSDVGPETSMQDIAIMPNFGIEIKF